Within the Mugil cephalus isolate CIBA_MC_2020 chromosome 1, CIBA_Mcephalus_1.1, whole genome shotgun sequence genome, the region GGGAGGAGAGAAtaagaggaggagtgagaggatATCTGGTGCAAAGACAACTTCGCCAGATAGGGCGCGATTTTCACGCCGACTTCGCAGAGGAAGGGTGAAGGAGCGAATCCTCGTGGAGATAAACTGTTACATGTTTTTAAAGAAGTGGAAATTGAAGCTCAACTGCGGGAATAAGCCGTTCGTGGAGCGCTCGTGTTGGGACCGTGAATGTGTGCGTCTGGAGTGTTTCCACATGAGGGACGTTAAGCGTGCAGACTCTACTAAAGTGAAATTTTCCACTTTGACGGGATATTGTCCATGCCTAATTCCTAACATGACAATTTAATTGTCTATAAACTAACTGGGGAAGGTAAGGGTTGCATAtaccttctcttttctttcaaattACTAACTGCGTTTGTTAGTGGATCCCTGGAACTCTGTTTGAGAAGTGTTCCCCTCTCCACAGATGAAATGGAGTAAACGTTTGGTCTAGTAAACTGCAAGATTTAGCCTAAATTATAATCAAATATATGATACTGTAAGACGtgcaaaacagaaaattattttCTCTAAAGCGAATCAGTTCTGTCCCAAAATGCTAGCAGACGCTTAATTTAAAAGTaacctctcctctctgttcaaACATGGAGAATGTCTCTGTGCCTGTCGCTGTGCTGCCAGTCTGTAATGACTCTGTGGACTTCTACTCCTTCACATCAGGGAACCGCACTGACTTGAACTGCACTCCCCCCAATGAGATCTACTTCTATGCTGACTTCTACATTATTTTACCGGTCATCTACTCTGTCATCTGTGCAGTGGGACTGACAGGCAACACAGCTGTCATCTATGTCATCCTCAAAGCCCCCAAAATGAAGACAGTCACCAATATGTTCATTCTGAACTTGGCAATTGCAGATGATTTGTTCACTTTGGTGCTGCCAATCAGCATATCAGAGCACCTGTTGCACTACTGGCCTTTTGGTGAGGTTTTGTGCAAAGTTATCTTGAGCATAGACCACTATAACATATTCTCCAGTATCTATTTTCTGACAGTTATGAGCATCGATCGTTACCTGGTAGTTTTGGCCACAGTGAGGTCGAAGCGGATGCCTTACCGGACCTACCGAGCGGCCAAAATCATCTCTTTGTGCGTCTGGATCCTCGTCATCCTCATAGTCATGCCTTTCACTGTTTTTGCCAGCGTGTATGTCAGCCCAAACGACGAGAGGAAGAGCTGTGTGCTCAGCTTCCCCACTCCAGAGAGTTTGTGGTTCAAAACAAGTCGGATCTACACACTCATCCTGGGCTTTGCTATCCCAGTCTCAACCATCTGTATCTTATACACCATGATGCTCTACAAGCTGAGGAACATGCGGCTCAACAGCAATGCCAAGGCTCTGGACAAGGCCAAGAAGAAAGTCACTATCATGGTGTTCATCGTCTTGGCCGTCTGCTTGTTTTGCTGGACGCCGTTCCACCTCAGCACCATTGTGGCTCTGACCACTGACCTGAGGACCACGCCGCTCCTGATCGGGATCTCCTACTTCATAACCAGCCTGAGCTACGCCAACTCCTGTCTCAACCCTTTCCTCTACGCCTTCCTGGACGACAGCTTCAGGAAAGCCTTCAAGAAGATGTTGGAGTGCAGACCGGCCTGAATATAGCACACAATCATACACGTCACAGAGGTCTTCTGAGACAAGCTTTGCCAGAGTAAACTGTGATTTGATGGGGAAGTTGGACAAATCAGATTTGTACGGTTGTGATGCAGATCTCATTGTTTGATTCACAAAAGCTGCACTAGGcaattttgcacatttttttgcaCACATATTGAAAAACAGAAGGATTCTGTATTTAACTGCACGCaacattttcattcacattGTAACATTAAGAATTCATATGAGAAAAGTGAGCGAAAAAGATGTCAGTTAATTTGTGAGTGCAGCTTGGTGTGAATGTAACCCTTGACACGATCACTTCATGTGGGCAGACAAGATGTAGTGTTGGCAGAGGTCAATCTGTGGAAACAAACTAAGGCATCTTATTTATACTGCATATGAGCGTGGGTTTCTTTTAGAGAAAGATCGTCGTGTTTCATATTTGCCTAGTGCAGCTTTTTATGGCTCTGGAagcaaaaaaagttaaaagctgGTTAATATTAATTGCAAAAGGGAAGGTAATGGTTGACACAGAGGACAATTATAACAttgaaaagacagatttttccTCTGACAGCTAAAGGTCAGGCGATTGTCGGTTGAATTGTCAGAAACATCAGCCTGTCTCGAATCTGATTGTTTCCAAGGTTAAGACTGCAATTGTTTGAGGTTTTTCCCTCAATGTGACAGAAATCCAATTAGCGAACACATAGTGGTCAAGGAAACAGGACTTTAACCTACACTGGATGCTTCACGTTCCTTCACTTTCTCAGAGGTCAGAGAGTACCTCTGGGGGTTGTCAAACATCTGCTGGCTGTGTGGAGAAAATACAACTCACCACAGCTCATTTGCATGCTGTCAATCAAGTCAACATCATGAGAAAAGTCAGGGTTGGAGGGTAGTGGGATATGTGCCAGATATGTCTCATAACTGGTTCCAAATTGTTCTCCATTGTAAGAATGCTTTAGGGGGTGAGAAGTATTGGGAGATGTATGCAAACACTTAATTTgcctttaaaatgtgttgtgttttgactaAAGTATTCCCAAATGATAATTACATTTGTAAACTACCTtgtaaatgtattgttttttctGGACACAGTTGATAAAAAGTATATTTGTAAAACAGGATGGGATTAATGAAACCGTGTCTTGAAATCATGACAGCTTTagatgaagttttttttttcttttcttttgttaaatgtttaaaatgtaaaggtATCAGTagaattatcattattgtttttaattgacCTTACCAACCTGGACAACAGTACTGTAGGCCTGGTATAAAACAGGCTTGGGACAGGAGGGCtatgtaaaaaatgtattcCATTTCTGGTCACAGCTTTATCGTTTTGTGAGCTGTTGTTGCCCCCTGTTGTCAGCGGGGAGGAGCTGTCTGCAAAGTCAGTCGAAGCAGTTCACAGACGTTGAGGAAAAATGCTGCTGAGGGCAGTGACTCAACTACACATTCCCTCTGTGTGTGAACATAACACAACGATAGATACTTTCGGTCTAAAATTTTGCAGAGTGCTGAGAGACTTCTGTgaatttaaaggttttaaaggcTTTCTTGGCAACCCTGGAGGCATAGGACACATTTGAAACTCCAATAAACCTCCTAAAATATGAGTGATTAAAAAGACAGCAATGATAGAACAATACGCATAATCATAATAGATAATACAACTGTTCAAATTTGCATGGCACTTCTACATGCATATACAAGATACAAGATCGAAATGTGATCACAAGTCAGATCACTTGAGACTATTGTTCAATGTCTTGTTGCTTCTAAAACCTGCACAATTGTATGTCTGTTTGCACAGATCCTAAAGCCTATTTCTTTGAATATCTTTTTAATTCTGCACCCTACGCTCCTTTATGCTCTTCTGAATGTCAAATCATGACGTGAATCCGCAGTGTGGCTTCTTTCAACCTTCAGTTTGTTATTAAACGCTTTCTGACTTGCAGACTGACACCAGCTTGGAGCAGTAGTTTAGCAAGCAAGTGATGAATTATTTGTCCGTATGACTGTGGCTGCAGCAACACGCATTATTCtgtattgtaaataaatgagtATTTTTGTCATCAAACTGCACGGCGGAATGTATAGTCATAGCAGAGTATGTGGAAAAATCCTCCGGAACTCAACACGGCATCGGAGGAACGACTTAATGGACAATTGTTAATGACTGTTTTATGCAGCCTGTAAAAATGTATCACGGCATCTCATGTCacttatttgtgtatttttgaaatTGTTCATGTCTGTCATTGGCTCTTAATGACTTGataaatctgtgtttattttcccaCTGGTACTCATGTATTTTTGATATCTTAGAAAGTTGCTTGCCAATTCTAATAAATGTGCAGATATTTAAATCATGGGGATTGTGAGAAACCTTCACTTCTAGATTTGTACTGTGCTGCTGTACATTAAAAACTCCTGTATGATGAGCACATGAAGACGTATTATTGTCCTCTTAGTACCATGGGTTTGTCTTGGTGTCAGGGTGACCAGAGAGGCTTCCATCAGCTATCAGCTACAGAGCAGCAGCATGGATTAGAGCATCTTGTCAGCGAAAAGG harbors:
- the npbwr2b gene encoding neuropeptides B/W receptor type 2b; protein product: MENVSVPVAVLPVCNDSVDFYSFTSGNRTDLNCTPPNEIYFYADFYIILPVIYSVICAVGLTGNTAVIYVILKAPKMKTVTNMFILNLAIADDLFTLVLPISISEHLLHYWPFGEVLCKVILSIDHYNIFSSIYFLTVMSIDRYLVVLATVRSKRMPYRTYRAAKIISLCVWILVILIVMPFTVFASVYVSPNDERKSCVLSFPTPESLWFKTSRIYTLILGFAIPVSTICILYTMMLYKLRNMRLNSNAKALDKAKKKVTIMVFIVLAVCLFCWTPFHLSTIVALTTDLRTTPLLIGISYFITSLSYANSCLNPFLYAFLDDSFRKAFKKMLECRPA